Part of the Sorghum bicolor cultivar BTx623 chromosome 1, Sorghum_bicolor_NCBIv3, whole genome shotgun sequence genome, ACACGTCGTCCCATTGGCACGAGAGTTTTACTGCTCTGGACAGTGTACCGTGGAGAGCGTGGTGTAGTGTACTCCAGGTTGTTCAGCAAGGAAGCAATGAACACCAGCAAAGGCTGCGCAGCCGAgcatgcacgcacgcacgcgcgGCGTCCGGGTGAGAcaagggaggaggaggcgacacGTGGTGGCGGGTACACGAGTTGAGGACGAGGTGGGGTCCGTGGGAGCTACGAAAGGGGAAGAGGCTTAACCGCCCCGGAGAATCCAAGAcaaccggggggggggggggggggggattaaACTTGCGGTCTTGCGCCTGTGTTTCCACTccagcccgccgccgccgccgcctcctcttcctcctccccttGACTCTCGCTCGGTCTTTGCATTGCCAGGGCGGTTGAGCTTCGGAGCCATTCATTCGCGCAGCAGCGAGACACAAGCAAGCACGCAGGCAGCGAGAGCAAAGCAACCACCCTCGCCCGCCCGCCACGACCCATGGCGCTCAGCTTCCACCCGACAACCGCCTCGCTGTTCGGCCACCACCGGCTCCCCGCCCCGAACGCCGCGGCGGACATGAGCTTCCtccaggacgacgacgacgacgtccacTCCGAGGTCACCGACGCGCTGCTCGGCTTCGTGTACGACCCGCTCGACGCCTCCAACGCCGCGCTCGACGACCTCCTCAGCCTGCCCCCGCCCAGcgacgccaccgccgccgccttccTCGCTCCGCGCGACGGCGCCACCGGGGCCGATCAGAACTCCGGCAAGAGGCAGCGCATTGGCGGTGGCAACCAGCAGGTGCCTCTGATGAACGACGAGTACGTCCTGCATCTGCCACTGCCGCCCCCGCCCGTGGTCCCGGTCCTGACGACGCAGGTTCCCGAGCCCCTCGTGTTCGTGCGCGGCGCGGACTCCAACAAgaacgccggcggcggcgcgtgcCAGTCCGTTCAGAAGTCGGCGGCGAGGCAGCGCCGGAAGCGGATCAGCGAGAAGACGGCCGAGCTGGCGCGGCTCATCCCCGGGGCGCACAAGCTCAACACCGCTGAGATGCTGGAGGAGGCCGCTCGCCACGTGAAGCTCCTGCAGGCACAGGTCGGCGTGCTCGCCCTCATGCGCGCCGCCGGCTCAAGCGAGGTGCGTAAAAGCTGGTTGGCAACTGCCGCGGACGCATTTCATTGCAAATTCTCAATGTCGATCGGTGTcccc contains:
- the LOC8061437 gene encoding uncharacterized protein LOC8061437 yields the protein MALSFHPTTASLFGHHRLPAPNAAADMSFLQDDDDDVHSEVTDALLGFVYDPLDASNAALDDLLSLPPPSDATAAAFLAPRDGATGADQNSGKRQRIGGGNQQVPLMNDEYVLHLPLPPPPVVPVLTTQVPEPLVFVRGADSNKNAGGGACQSVQKSAARQRRKRISEKTAELARLIPGAHKLNTAEMLEEAARHVKLLQAQVGVLALMRAAGSSEMKEEKMPSAMAQERMHALLACGGVQELLTAEGKCLVPTSLVDAVAKDADVKANPVVRRDLGRFVASLQAGQ